In Prunus dulcis chromosome 2, ALMONDv2, whole genome shotgun sequence, a single genomic region encodes these proteins:
- the LOC117618934 gene encoding WRKY transcription factor 22 translates to MEDDWDLQAVVRGCSTGTTTSNRSTATSNSNNSTCFKISNFHSSPAFSSSFGTATLQPGLQQQQFQVLFSLPDPIKPRNAIEDLHELYKPFFPKSQPPLSSQITPPPNLSPLTSLTPLTAPKDQTHPIQQHQHQNHYQQQQQQQQSKPSSHSVSSTTTPRSKKRKNQLKKVCQVPAESLSADIWAWRKYGQKPIKGSPYPRGYYRCSSSKGCMARKQVERNRSDPNMFIVTYTAEHNHPAPTHRNSLAGSTRQKPFSPQTGTGSDSTKPTSPATSASVDEDPVVPQSTTMESFKEEKGSPMVDDDDDELFGMCDSVVSDDFFVGLEGLAGDYFSDHSPTSFGVPWVSSNAATAAGSI, encoded by the exons atggAAGACGATTGGGATCTTCAGGCGGTGGTCAGAGGCTGCTCCACCGGCACAACCACCAGCAACAGAAGCACAGCCAccagcaacagcaacaacagCACATGCTTCAAAATCTCGAACTTCCATTCAAGCcctgctttttcttcttcatttggAACCGCTACTCTGCAGCCTGGCCTACAGCAACAACAATTCCAAGtgcttttctctcttccaGATCCCATTAAACCCAGAAATGCCATAGAGGACTTGCATGAGCTTTACAAGCCCTTCTTCCCCAAATCTCAGCCTCCCCTCTCCTCACAAATCACACCACCACCCAATCTCTCTCCTTTGACTTCTCTCACTCCTCTGACTGCACCCAAAGATCAAACACATCCCATTCAACAACATCAACACCAAAACCACTaccagcagcaacaacaacaacaacagtcCAAGCCATCATCTCATTCTGtttcctccaccaccaccccaCGATCCAAAAAAAG AAAGAACCAGCTTAAGAAAGTGTGCCAAGTACCAGCTGAGAGCCTCTCTGCAGACATATGGGCATGGCGTAAATATGGCCAAAAACCCATCAAGGGCTCCCCATATCCAAG GGGATATTACAGATGCAGCAGCTCAAAGGGTTGTATGGCCCGAAAACAAGTGGAGCGGAACAGATCCGACCCGAATATGTTCATAGTTACCTACACAGCCGAGCACAACCACCCGGCCCCAACTCACCGCAACTCGCTCGCCGGCTCCACCCGCCAGAAGCCCTTCTCGCCGCAAACCGGCACGGGCAGTGACTCTACCAAACCCACTTCTCCGGCAACCTCGGCGTCCGTCGACGAAGACCCTGTTGTACCTCAGAGTACAACCATGGAAAgcttcaaagaagaaaagggcaGTCCTATGgtcgacgacgacgacgacgagcTCTTTGGGATGTGTGATTCGGTCGTGAGCGACGATTTCTTTGTGGGTTTGGAGGGTCTCGCCGGAGATTACTTTTCCGATCATTCTCCGACGAGCTTTGGCGTCCCCTGGGTTTCTAGTAATGCTGCGACCGCCGCTGGCAGTATCTGA